The following are encoded together in the Thalassococcus arenae genome:
- a CDS encoding lysozyme inhibitor LprI family protein, protein MRFACSVLVFLLAGAAQAACPGDTQIEMNTCAAEEYRRADAALNAAWKPAKAFADGAGIGAKLLDAQRKWIAFRDAACLAEAGLYEGGSIRPLVLNSCLTRLTRQRTEDLLTLGY, encoded by the coding sequence ATGCGTTTCGCGTGTAGTGTGCTGGTCTTTCTGCTGGCCGGGGCCGCTCAGGCGGCGTGTCCCGGCGATACGCAGATCGAGATGAACACCTGCGCTGCGGAAGAGTACCGACGCGCGGATGCGGCGCTGAACGCGGCCTGGAAACCGGCCAAGGCCTTTGCCGACGGCGCGGGTATCGGGGCCAAGTTGCTGGATGCGCAACGGAAATGGATCGCGTTCCGCGATGCGGCCTGTCTGGCCGAAGCCGGTTTGTACGAGGGTGGGTCGATCCGTCCGCTTGTCCTGAATTCCTGTCTGACGCGCCTGACCCGTCAGCGCACCGAAGACCTGTTGACCCTGGGGTATTGA
- a CDS encoding carboxymuconolactone decarboxylase family protein — MATLPLISDEAASAEVLAVFADIRATRGTDYINNFWRALANDPALLRATWDRLKQVMGPGALDPLVKEMLYIAVSTANGCDYCIHSHTAAAKAKGMSAAQHGELLAVIGMAMQTNGLVSAMQVEVDDAFRV, encoded by the coding sequence ATGGCGACGCTGCCGCTGATATCCGACGAGGCGGCCAGCGCCGAGGTGCTGGCCGTCTTCGCCGACATCCGGGCCACCCGGGGCACGGATTACATCAACAATTTCTGGCGCGCGCTGGCCAACGACCCGGCATTGCTGCGCGCTACCTGGGACCGTCTGAAACAGGTGATGGGTCCCGGTGCGTTGGATCCGCTGGTCAAGGAGATGCTCTATATCGCCGTGTCCACCGCCAATGGCTGCGACTATTGCATCCATTCCCACACCGCCGCCGCCAAGGCCAAGGGGATGAGCGCCGCCCAGCACGGCGAATTGCTCGCGGTGATCGGCATGGCGATGCAGACCAACGGGCTGGTCAGCGCGATGCAGGTGGAGGTGGACGATGCGTTTCGCGTGTAG
- a CDS encoding cyclase family protein translates to MCDICVINSVKERMLSRRQFFSASAAVAAGSVLGGITAAPPALAAGHGGVVDMTHKLSPDFPTYFGPPGIAMEPQFNFAEHGFNLLNLTINEHTATHIDAPLHFSADGLSVDEIPVSDLVIPLCVVHIHGKAAENPDAQVTPDDLKAWIAANGPIPDKACVAMHSGWAAKSGDAAAYTGNDAAGVKHFPGFHVEATQMLLEETTAVALAVDTLSLDHGPSADFASHYAWLPAGRYGIENLAGLENVPAAGATLVVGAPTHPGGTGGPARIFAMV, encoded by the coding sequence ATGTGCGATATCTGCGTGATCAATTCGGTGAAGGAGCGGATGCTGTCGCGCCGCCAGTTCTTTTCGGCATCGGCAGCGGTTGCGGCCGGGTCGGTGCTGGGCGGCATCACCGCCGCCCCGCCGGCGCTGGCGGCGGGCCATGGCGGGGTGGTGGACATGACCCACAAGCTCAGCCCGGATTTTCCGACCTATTTCGGACCGCCGGGCATTGCGATGGAGCCGCAGTTCAATTTCGCCGAACACGGCTTCAACCTTTTGAACCTGACGATCAACGAACATACCGCCACTCATATCGACGCGCCGTTGCATTTCTCGGCCGATGGCCTGTCGGTCGACGAGATCCCGGTCTCGGACCTGGTGATCCCGCTTTGCGTTGTGCACATCCATGGAAAGGCGGCCGAGAACCCCGACGCGCAGGTAACGCCGGACGATCTGAAGGCGTGGATCGCAGCCAACGGCCCGATCCCCGACAAGGCCTGCGTGGCGATGCATTCCGGCTGGGCGGCGAAATCGGGTGATGCGGCGGCCTATACCGGCAATGATGCGGCGGGGGTCAAGCACTTCCCCGGCTTCCATGTCGAGGCGACGCAGATGCTGCTGGAGGAAACCACGGCGGTGGCGCTGGCGGTTGACACGCTTTCGCTGGATCACGGGCCATCCGCCGATTTCGCGTCGCATTACGCGTGGCTGCCCGCCGGCCGTTACGGCATCGAGAACCTGGCCGGGCTGGAAAACGTGCCTGCGGCCGGGGCCACGCTGGTCGTCGGCGCGCCCACCCATCCCGGCGGCACCGGTGGTCCCGCCCGCATCTTCGCGATGGTGTGA
- a CDS encoding urease subunit beta, which produces MIPGEVMPAAGTITLNEGREAITLMVANTGDRPVQVGSHYHFAEANSTLDFDRDAARGRRLDIAAGTAVRFEPGQRREVRLIEIGGARRIFGFNQQVMGRL; this is translated from the coding sequence GTGATCCCCGGGGAAGTGATGCCCGCCGCGGGAACGATCACCCTGAACGAGGGGCGCGAGGCGATCACGCTGATGGTCGCCAATACCGGTGACCGGCCTGTGCAGGTGGGCTCGCATTACCATTTCGCCGAGGCCAACAGCACGCTGGATTTCGACCGCGACGCGGCGCGCGGTCGGCGGCTGGATATCGCGGCGGGCACGGCGGTGCGGTTCGAACCGGGTCAGCGCCGCGAGGTGCGGCTGATCGAGATCGGCGGCGCGCGGCGGATCTTCGGCTTCAATCAGCAGGTGATGGGTCGGCTGTGA
- a CDS encoding LPXTG cell wall anchor domain-containing protein, with protein sequence MKRWALVLAMLAGPVAAHPGAHVHPHDGASWLAVLGALSVVALAGGVAAVGLRRKR encoded by the coding sequence ATGAAGAGATGGGCTTTGGTTCTGGCGATGCTTGCGGGGCCGGTTGCGGCGCATCCCGGTGCGCATGTGCATCCACATGACGGGGCATCCTGGCTGGCGGTGTTGGGTGCGCTGTCGGTCGTCGCCCTGGCGGGCGGCGTTGCCGCGGTGGGCCTGCGGAGGAAAAGGTGA
- a CDS encoding urease subunit gamma, producing MNLTPREKDKLLVAMAAELARKRLARGVKLNHPEAIALITDAVVEGARDGRSVADLMQAGARIVTRGQCMQGVPEMIHEVQVEATFPDGTKLVTVHNPIR from the coding sequence ATGAACCTGACCCCCCGCGAGAAAGACAAGCTGCTGGTCGCCATGGCCGCCGAATTGGCGCGCAAGCGCCTGGCCCGCGGCGTCAAGCTGAACCATCCCGAGGCCATCGCGCTGATCACCGACGCGGTGGTCGAGGGCGCCCGCGACGGGCGCAGCGTGGCCGACCTGATGCAGGCGGGCGCGCGGATCGTGACGCGCGGGCAATGCATGCAGGGCGTGCCCGAGATGATCCACGAAGTGCAGGTCGAGGCCACGTTTCCCGACGGCACCAAGCTGGTGACCGTGCACAACCCGATCCGGTAG
- a CDS encoding urease accessory protein UreD, translated as MREDSDLPYDTEPTCPGIQRAQRARGEAVLSVRRNDGATRIADLRMSGSAKLLFPRNADESLAAVFLNTAGGVTGGDAFHLTASAEAGASLTLTTQAAERVYRALPDETGLVRTRLSCAEGATLHWLPQETILFDGAALDRHLSIDMAGDASLLACEVLVFGRAAMGEDVRDLRLRDRIDLRRDGRLCFADRLQLTGDAATALRRPFVADGARAMGSVVFAAPGAAHRLEGLRAGLPPQAGVSALHDDLVFLRATAADGFALRGLLIPLLARLSGAELPRPWMI; from the coding sequence GTGCGGGAGGATTCCGATCTGCCATACGACACCGAACCGACCTGTCCCGGCATCCAGCGTGCGCAACGCGCACGGGGCGAAGCGGTGCTTTCCGTCCGGCGGAACGACGGCGCCACGCGGATCGCCGATCTGCGCATGTCCGGCAGCGCGAAACTGCTGTTCCCGCGCAATGCCGACGAATCCTTGGCGGCGGTGTTCCTCAACACGGCGGGCGGGGTGACCGGCGGCGATGCCTTCCACCTGACGGCATCTGCAGAAGCAGGCGCGTCGCTGACGCTGACGACACAGGCGGCCGAACGGGTCTATCGTGCGCTGCCGGACGAGACCGGGCTGGTGCGCACGCGGCTGAGTTGCGCCGAGGGCGCGACCCTGCACTGGTTGCCGCAAGAGACGATCCTTTTCGATGGTGCCGCGCTGGACCGACATCTGTCCATCGACATGGCCGGGGATGCCAGCCTGCTGGCCTGTGAAGTCCTGGTGTTCGGTCGTGCCGCAATGGGCGAGGACGTGCGCGACCTGCGTCTGCGCGACCGGATCGATCTGCGCCGCGACGGGCGCCTGTGCTTTGCCGACCGGCTGCAGCTGACCGGCGATGCCGCGACCGCATTGCGTCGGCCCTTTGTCGCCGATGGCGCTCGGGCGATGGGTTCGGTGGTCTTCGCGGCACCGGGTGCGGCGCATCGGCTGGAGGGACTGCGCGCCGGTTTGCCGCCGCAGGCCGGGGTCAGCGCGCTGCACGACGACCTGGTGTTCCTGCGCGCCACCGCCGCGGACGGTTTCGCCTTGCGCGGCCTGTTGATCCCGCTTCTTGCGCGCCTGTCCGGCGCCGAACTTCCCCGACCCTGGATGATCTGA
- the tsaA gene encoding tRNA (N6-threonylcarbamoyladenosine(37)-N6)-methyltransferase TrmO — translation MTHPGDSLRPGEETARLDAPRDAALHFIGRLRTPFATRADCPRQGDPENGPECRVIVDAAFVPALDGIEPFERIELLYWLHEARRDLLRQSPKGDGRTRGTFSLRSPLRPNPIGTSLVRLIRRDGDTLLVRGLDCLDGTPLLDIKPARCDYAVQAPPKPGD, via the coding sequence ATGACCCATCCCGGCGATTCCCTGCGCCCCGGCGAAGAGACGGCCCGCCTGGACGCGCCGCGAGATGCGGCGCTGCATTTCATCGGTCGCTTGCGGACGCCCTTCGCGACCCGCGCCGATTGTCCGCGCCAGGGCGACCCGGAGAACGGACCCGAGTGCCGGGTCATCGTCGACGCCGCTTTCGTTCCGGCACTGGACGGGATCGAGCCGTTCGAGCGGATCGAGCTGCTTTACTGGCTGCACGAGGCCCGCCGTGATCTGCTGCGGCAAAGCCCGAAAGGCGACGGGCGCACCCGCGGGACGTTTTCGCTGCGCTCGCCGCTTCGGCCCAATCCGATCGGTACGTCGCTGGTGCGGCTGATCCGGCGCGACGGCGACACGCTGCTGGTTCGCGGGCTGGATTGCCTGGACGGCACACCGCTGCTGGATATCAAACCGGCGCGCTGCGACTACGCGGTCCAGGCGCCGCCGAAGCCTGGCGACTGA
- a CDS encoding histone deacetylase family protein has product MKAFLDPRQSRHDPRMFLKAGVPRPNPEAPGRVDRLREGALAAGCTLVAPRDNGSGPIAAIHPAEYLDFLATAHDRWQSVDGASDEVIPNVHPSRHAGSRPDGIVGQAGWHMADTACPIAADTWTSAYWSAQTALGAADAALQDGVAYALCRPPGHHAFADMAGGFCFLNNAAIAAQSLTTQGRRVAIIDIDVHHGNGTQGIFYQRGDVLTVSVHADPAAFYPFFWGHAHERGAGPGEGANLNLPLPFGTGDDGFLAAVETACGRIALFGADSLVVSLGLDAHEGDPFRALAVTTPGFSRIAARLADLRLPSVLVQEGGYLQPALGDNLAHFLTGWSTAP; this is encoded by the coding sequence ATGAAAGCCTTTCTCGATCCCCGTCAATCGCGCCACGATCCGCGGATGTTTCTTAAGGCCGGCGTGCCGCGGCCGAACCCCGAAGCGCCGGGTCGTGTGGACCGGCTGCGAGAGGGTGCGCTGGCGGCGGGCTGTACGCTGGTCGCGCCGCGCGACAACGGATCGGGGCCGATCGCGGCGATCCATCCGGCCGAATACCTCGACTTCCTGGCGACCGCCCACGACCGCTGGCAATCGGTCGACGGCGCCTCGGACGAGGTCATCCCCAACGTTCATCCGTCGCGCCATGCCGGATCGCGGCCCGATGGCATCGTCGGGCAGGCGGGCTGGCACATGGCCGACACCGCCTGTCCCATCGCCGCCGACACGTGGACTTCGGCTTATTGGTCGGCGCAGACGGCGCTTGGCGCCGCCGATGCGGCCTTGCAGGACGGCGTGGCCTATGCCCTGTGCCGCCCGCCGGGGCACCACGCCTTTGCCGACATGGCGGGGGGGTTCTGCTTTCTCAACAACGCGGCGATCGCGGCGCAGTCGCTGACGACGCAGGGCCGGCGCGTCGCCATCATCGATATCGACGTCCATCACGGCAACGGCACGCAAGGCATCTTCTACCAGCGTGGCGATGTGCTGACCGTGTCGGTGCATGCCGATCCGGCGGCGTTCTATCCGTTCTTCTGGGGCCATGCCCATGAACGGGGCGCCGGACCCGGCGAGGGCGCAAACCTGAACCTGCCGCTGCCCTTCGGCACGGGCGATGACGGGTTCCTTGCGGCGGTCGAGACGGCCTGCGGACGCATCGCCCTTTTCGGAGCCGACTCGCTGGTGGTATCGCTGGGGCTGGACGCGCACGAGGGCGACCCGTTCCGCGCGCTGGCGGTCACGACCCCGGGCTTTTCACGCATCGCCGCGCGGCTGGCCGACCTGCGTCTGCCCAGCGTGCTCGTGCAGGAAGGCGGCTATCTCCAGCCGGCCCTGGGCGACAACCTTGCGCATTTCCTGACCGGCTGGAGCACCGCCCCATGA
- a CDS encoding SMP-30/gluconolactonase/LRE family protein, translating to MTWRLFSDARCALGEGPLWHPLRGSLVWFDILGRRLYEHDGGTERSWDFDAMVSAAGWIDKTRLLVASERALFVFDMDTGTQEPVCDLEADNPVTRSNDGRADPQGGFWIGTMGKNAEPGAGAIYRYCKGELRRLFKDITISNAICFAPDGRHAYFTDTPTRIIRRVALDRQGWPVGAPEAWLDLNAEELNPDGAVVDAAGNLWNAQWGAARVACYDPDGRFLTAVAVGAGQSSCPAFGGPDLSTLYVTTAAHGAGADDSRAGAVFAVSKVGKGQAEHRVIL from the coding sequence ATGACGTGGCGGCTGTTTTCCGATGCACGATGCGCCTTGGGCGAAGGGCCGCTCTGGCACCCGCTGCGCGGTTCGCTGGTCTGGTTCGATATCCTCGGGCGGCGGCTCTACGAGCATGATGGCGGGACCGAGCGCAGTTGGGATTTCGACGCGATGGTCTCGGCCGCGGGGTGGATCGACAAGACGCGGCTGCTGGTAGCTTCGGAACGCGCGCTTTTCGTGTTCGACATGGACACCGGCACGCAGGAGCCGGTCTGCGACCTGGAGGCCGACAACCCCGTGACGCGATCCAATGACGGCCGCGCCGACCCGCAGGGCGGGTTCTGGATCGGCACGATGGGCAAGAACGCCGAGCCGGGCGCGGGGGCGATATATCGCTACTGCAAGGGAGAGTTACGCAGGCTTTTCAAGGACATCACCATCTCGAACGCGATCTGTTTCGCGCCGGACGGGCGGCACGCCTATTTCACCGATACGCCGACGCGCATCATCCGCCGGGTCGCGCTGGACCGGCAGGGATGGCCCGTGGGCGCGCCCGAGGCCTGGCTGGACCTGAATGCCGAGGAACTGAACCCCGACGGCGCCGTCGTCGATGCGGCGGGCAATCTGTGGAACGCGCAATGGGGCGCGGCGCGGGTGGCGTGCTACGACCCGGACGGGCGTTTCCTGACCGCCGTGGCGGTGGGCGCGGGCCAGTCCAGTTGCCCGGCCTTCGGCGGGCCCGATCTTTCCACGCTCTACGTCACGACCGCGGCTCACGGCGCCGGGGCCGACGACTCCCGCGCGGGAGCGGTGTTCGCTGTATCTAAAGTGGGCAAGGGGCAGGCCGAGCACCGGGTAATCCTGTGA
- a CDS encoding tyrosine-type recombinase/integrase: MARPLHKLSAATVKAAVPGKYSDGGGLWLHKRRDGGGQWFLRVTVHGRRREMGLGSINEVTLKEAREQAEHWRLHARKGIDPIKEREKQRREAERNLHCLADVALDAFESRKAELKGDGKAGRWFSPLELHVLPKLGEVPVSDIDQIDIRDALKPIWHSKGETARKALNRLSIVLRHAAALGLDVDLQATEKAKALLGKSRHTPQHIAAMPWIEVPDFYRTLEEPTTTNLALRMLILTAVRSGPLRFMRYDQIEGEIWTIPAEQMKGRLGQTSDFRVPLSDEALQLVDLARPFDREGYLFPGLRKGVISDMTMGKHMKKAGLPFRPHGFRSSFRDWLAEQTRVPREIAETCLGHVAGSQVERAYLRTDFLEQRCLIMTEWARFVTGENEENYDDF; encoded by the coding sequence ATGGCACGTCCTCTACACAAATTATCAGCTGCTACGGTCAAAGCGGCAGTCCCCGGAAAGTATTCCGACGGTGGCGGCCTATGGTTGCACAAAAGGCGTGATGGTGGCGGTCAATGGTTCCTAAGGGTCACGGTGCATGGCCGCCGACGTGAAATGGGCCTTGGGTCAATCAATGAAGTCACATTGAAAGAGGCAAGGGAACAAGCAGAACACTGGAGATTACACGCGCGCAAAGGCATCGATCCCATCAAGGAGCGCGAGAAGCAGCGGCGTGAGGCGGAACGCAATCTGCACTGCTTGGCCGATGTCGCACTGGACGCGTTCGAAAGCCGCAAGGCCGAACTGAAAGGCGACGGAAAAGCCGGAAGGTGGTTTTCGCCTCTCGAACTCCACGTCCTGCCGAAGCTAGGAGAGGTTCCCGTCTCGGATATTGATCAGATCGACATACGGGATGCTCTGAAGCCCATTTGGCATTCTAAAGGAGAGACGGCGCGCAAAGCCCTCAACCGCCTCAGTATCGTCCTCCGGCACGCTGCGGCCCTCGGGCTGGACGTGGATTTGCAGGCGACAGAGAAGGCCAAAGCGTTGCTCGGCAAGTCCAGGCATACGCCTCAGCACATTGCCGCCATGCCATGGATCGAGGTTCCTGATTTCTACCGAACGCTGGAGGAACCTACGACAACCAATCTGGCTCTTCGGATGCTGATCCTCACTGCGGTTCGCTCAGGTCCTCTGCGGTTCATGCGCTACGATCAGATTGAGGGGGAAATTTGGACCATTCCGGCGGAACAGATGAAGGGACGCTTGGGGCAAACCTCAGACTTCCGCGTGCCACTATCAGATGAGGCATTGCAATTGGTCGATCTTGCCAGACCTTTTGACCGCGAGGGGTATCTGTTTCCGGGCCTACGTAAAGGCGTGATTTCTGACATGACCATGGGCAAACACATGAAGAAAGCTGGGTTGCCTTTCAGACCACATGGTTTTCGATCCAGCTTTCGCGACTGGTTGGCCGAACAAACCCGCGTTCCGCGCGAAATTGCGGAGACCTGCCTTGGCCACGTCGCAGGGAGCCAAGTCGAACGCGCGTATCTTCGAACAGATTTTCTGGAACAACGGTGTTTGATCATGACCGAATGGGCGCGTTTTGTGACGGGCGAGAACGAAGAGAATTATGATGATTTCTGA
- a CDS encoding helix-turn-helix transcriptional regulator, which translates to MPQASDRYITLEQLSDKLGGRSRSSIYRDLESGRIPQPIRIGVRLYWCEAEIEEFLQMRRSSEL; encoded by the coding sequence ATGCCCCAAGCATCCGACCGCTATATCACGCTCGAACAACTCAGCGACAAGCTAGGTGGCCGATCACGATCCAGCATTTACCGTGACCTCGAAAGTGGACGCATTCCTCAGCCAATACGAATTGGTGTGCGGCTTTATTGGTGCGAAGCAGAGATAGAAGAGTTCTTACAGATGCGCCGGTCCAGCGAGTTGTGA